In the Ictalurus punctatus breed USDA103 chromosome 7, Coco_2.0, whole genome shotgun sequence genome, one interval contains:
- the htr2cl1 gene encoding 5-hydroxytryptamine (serotonin) receptor 2C, G protein-coupled-like 1 — protein sequence MGALAGPLMGGFSSTTASLDISGWVTWPGNTTISLNQSLFWTDSSANLSSASSSSQGIAKEVIKEKNWPALLILIIILLTIGGNILVIMAVSLEKKLQNATNFFLRSLAVADMLVGILVMPISLINILYDYVWPLPEALCPIWIYLDVLFSTASIMHLCAISLDRYVAICNPIQHSRFNSRTKAMLKIAAVWTISIGISMPIPVIGLRNTDKVFVDGSCMLNEERFVLVGSFVAFFIPLVIMVVTYCLTVQALQRQASVFLCEAKASSQQPLQPAASSSSQLAPPPVPSRRSSLNCLRFGNSLSPATPDSISMAAGSEAPSQLSSPAVSHGRRGMMQAIKNERRASKVLGVVFFLFLLMWCPFFITNVLFVLCRGACNEPLLSDLLNVFVWVGYISSGVNPLVYTLFNKTYRRAFSNYMRCQYSGVRLKPVAIHVPCPSQAAVTPLLICVDVDRNSNCRNGDGNALQKLELPDIDTHIGIELQTRVSALSVNSCHNLAEHTSSV from the exons ATGGGGGCTCTAGCAGGACCACTTATGGGTGGCTTCAGCTCTACCACTGCCTCTTTGGACATCAGTGGCTGGGTGACCTGGCCTGGGAACACCACCATAAGCCTGAACCAGAGCCTGTTTTGGACCGACTCCAGCGCCAACCTTTCCTCCGCCTCGTCTTCCAGTCAGGGAATAGCCAAGGAAGTGATCAAAGAGAAGAACTGGCCAGCGCTCCTCATActcatcatcatcctgctgACCATAGGAGGGAACATTCTTGTTATTATGGCCGTGTCGCTGGAGAAGAAGCTACAGAACGCAACTAATTTCTTCCTGCGGTCTTTGGCTGTGGCAGACATGTTGGTGGGCATCCTAGTAATGCCCATCTCGCTCATCAACATCCTGTATG ACTATGTGTGGCCACTTCCTGAAGCTCTGTGCCCAATCTGGATCTACTTAGATGTGCTTTTCTCCACGGCCTCAATCATGCACCTGTGTGCCATCTCTCTGGACCGCTACGTGGCTATCTGCAACCCCATCCAACACAGCCGCTTCAACTCGCGCACCAAAGCCATGCTGAAAATCGCTGCTGTCTGGACCATCTCTATAG GTATCTCCATGCCTATTCCCGTGATTGGCCTACGCAACACAGATAAAGTTTTTGTTGATGGAAGCTGCATGCTGAACGAGGAGCGTTTTGTGCTGGTCGGCTCCTTCGTGGCCTTCTTCATCCCTCTTGTCATTATGGTGGTCACATACTGCTTAACTGTCCAGGCCCTTCAGCGTCAAGCCTCTGTCTTCCTCTGTGAAGCTAAAGCCTCTTCCCAGCAGCCCTTGCAGCCGGCAGCCTCGTCCTCATCTCAGCTGGCTCCGCCCCCTGTGCCCTCCCGTCGTAGCAGCCTGAACTGTCTGCGGTTTGGAAACTCACTGAGTCCAGCGACACCCGACAGCATCTCCATGGCGGCTGGGTCAGAGGCACCATCTCAGCTTAGCTCTCCGGCTGTATCCCACGGCCGCCGTGGCATGATGCAGGCCATCAAAAACGAGCGGCGAGCATCCAAGGTCCTGGGCGTAGTAttcttcctcttcctgctcATGTGGTGCCCATTTTTCATCACCAATGTGCTGTTTGTGCTGTGTCGTGGTGCATGCAATGAGCCCCTGCTCTCCGACCTGCTCAACGTGTTTGTGTGGGTGGGCTACATCTCGTCAGGTGTGAACCCTCTAGTATACACTCTCTTCAATAAGACCTACAGGCGTGCCTTCTCCAACTACATGCGCTGCCAGTATAGCGGAGTCCGCCTCAAGCCTGTGGCCATCCATGTACCATGCCCTTCACAAGCCGCTGTCACGCCGCTTCTAATTTGCGTAGATGTTGACCGGAACAGTAACTGCCGCAATGGAGACGGCAACGCACTTCAGAAGCTAGAGCTGCCTGACATTGACACTCATATTGGGATAGAGCTACAAACTAGAGTGTCAGCGCTATCCGTCAACAGCTGCCATAATTTGGCAGAACACACCAGCAGTGTTTGA